In the genome of Monodelphis domestica isolate mMonDom1 chromosome 2, mMonDom1.pri, whole genome shotgun sequence, one region contains:
- the GNGT2 gene encoding guanine nucleotide-binding protein G(I)/G(S)/G(O) subunit gamma-T2 isoform X1, whose protein sequence is MHRDSPTLSALEAWVQWHEKWLHLETSSAALDGRVVFCAPKCPKCSAESSSQPLNLLIGFFCLFRRSSLHMLEFLWSRNMAQDLTEKELLKMQIDQLKKEVKNERSMISKTGKELKDYVEAHAGDDPLLKGIPEDKNPFKEKGGCMIS, encoded by the exons atgcacagagacagtcccactctctcggcgttggaagcctgggtccagtggcacgaaaagtggttacacctggagacttcctcagctgcattggatggccgtgttgtcttttgtgctccaaagTGCCCTAAGTGCTCTGCTGAGTCGtcctctcagcctttgaaccttcttattggtttcttctgtctgttccgccgaagcagtcttcacatgctgg AGTTTCTCTGGAGCAGGAATATGGCTCAGGATCTCACTGAAAAGGAGCTATTAAAAATGCAGATCGATCAACTTAAGAAGGAAGTGAAGAATGAAAGATCTATG atTTCCAAAAcagggaaagaactgaaggaCTATGTGGAAGCTCATGCTGGAGATGACCCCCTCCTTAAAGGCATCCCTGAGGATAAAAATCCCTTTAAGGAGAAAGGTGGTTGTATGATAAGCTGA
- the GNGT2 gene encoding guanine nucleotide-binding protein G(I)/G(S)/G(O) subunit gamma-T2 isoform X2 — MAQDLTEKELLKMQIDQLKKEVKNERSMISKTGKELKDYVEAHAGDDPLLKGIPEDKNPFKEKGGCMIS; from the exons ATGGCTCAGGATCTCACTGAAAAGGAGCTATTAAAAATGCAGATCGATCAACTTAAGAAGGAAGTGAAGAATGAAAGATCTATG atTTCCAAAAcagggaaagaactgaaggaCTATGTGGAAGCTCATGCTGGAGATGACCCCCTCCTTAAAGGCATCCCTGAGGATAAAAATCCCTTTAAGGAGAAAGGTGGTTGTATGATAAGCTGA